Proteins encoded together in one Anopheles darlingi chromosome 3, idAnoDarlMG_H_01, whole genome shotgun sequence window:
- the LOC125956441 gene encoding uncharacterized protein LOC125956441, translating to MVAPGADPAARSDGDGRDTTEEQKLAAAHHAGDQPQRSASDVSIDATTKATVHINGVAVDHFHQNSDVDEERRSLCQNSDIHGFISYSSDSSMIELNLKFRKCACNENMINISKENLQQMQRSTTPTTTGQAAAAVAASAGTDGGVFKREGKSKKLLALNKDNLNSLVRKLNDTANSSSSSCTKCRLSLDVNHILNQVVSIKTTAGELGSSGMVVGLAGNDGEVAADQVSPQVDSYSRRPALPLTIDAEATLGLRADDSLIGSSASPLPSPNSPIPVLGLPPLERRHSETVERRSIGVQHVTVSRQLHQTRRKPPLLRANGRSIAQAEEIIIISDEFRRQSLRDQQSVRVQKSVKKISKSMECIDKRNPPTLSLRPVAMRSFQLPSSAVDGVDQADEMLTIVVDTGVGVGGGTAGGGGSVTKASKSISKSVDNVSIGSGDGAGETFAVPKTPDRLGDGDSVELIFISDEFVKRKSKSSSDVIIVENAGRRRESGKRKKPLKHLSVGGEGDRRRAQAPHIATNRTQSTEGRIVKSITLPVASSPSAKAKDARRKTTVSNSNSFLTYEEPFSPETLENKDIGQMFAEADAAE from the coding sequence ATGGTGGCACCCGGTGCCGATCCCGCTGCTCGTTCAGACGGCGATGGTAGAGACACGACGGAGGAGCAGAAACTGGCCGCTGCACACCACGCAGGTGACCAGCCACAGCGTTCAGCCAGCGATGTCAGTATCGATGCCACCACTAAAGCGACCGTTCACATCAACGGTGTCGCCGTCGATCACTTTCATCAGAATTCCGACGTAGACGAGGAGCGGCGCTCGCTGTGCCAAAACAGTGACATCCACGGTTTCATCTCGTACTCCTCCGACAGCAGTATGATCGAGCTGAACCTCAAGTTTCGCAAGTGCGCCTGCAATGAAAATATGATCAACATCTCCAAAGAAAACCTCCAGCAGATGCAACGAAGTACAACGCCGACAACGACTGGccaagcggcggcggcggtggcggcgtccgCCGGTACTGATGGCGGTGTGTTCAAGAGAGAaggtaaaagcaaaaaactgTTAGCATTAAACAAAGATAATCTAAACAGCTTGGTGCGCAAGCTGAACGACACTGCGAAtagctcatcctcatcgtgtACAAAGTGTAGATTGTCATTGGATGTGAACCATATTTTAAACCAGGTCGTAAGCATAAAGACGACGGCCGGGGAGTTGGGATCATCGGGCATGGTTgttgggctggctggcaacgaTGGCGAAGTTGCTGCCGATCAAGTTTCGCCCCAGGTTGATTCCTATTCCCGACGCCCCGCACTACCACTGACGATCGATGCCGAAGCGACTCTCGGTTTGCGTGCCGATGATTCACTCATCGGTAGCTCTGCTTCCCCATTACCGTCACCAAACTCGCCCATACCCGTGCTGGGATTGCCACCGCTCGAGAGACGCCACAGCGAAACGGTCGAAAGACGCTCGATCGGTGTGCAGCACGTTACCGTTTCGCGCCAGCTGCATCAGACGCGCCGAAAGCCACCGTTGCTGCGGGCGAATGGTCGCAGCATAGCGCAAGCCGAGGAAATCATTATCATATCGGACGAGTTTCGGCGCCAATCATTGCGCGACCAGCAGTCGGTGCGGGTACAGAAGAGTGTTAAAAAGATCTCCAAATCGATGGAGTGCATCGACAAGCGCAATCCACCAACACTCTCACTGCGGCCAGTAGCTATGCGCAGCTTCCAGCTTCCCAGCTCGGCAGTCGACGGTGTCGATCAAGCGGATGAAATGcttaccatcgtcgtcgataccggtgttggtgttggtggtggtactgctggtggtggcggtagtgtCACGAAAGCATCGAAATCAATCTCAAAATCGGTCGACAACGTGTCAATTGGTTCGGGCGATGGGGCTGGGGAAACGTTTGCGGTTCCGAAAACACCCGATCGACTGGGGGATGGTGACAGTGTGGAGCTGATCTTCATCTCGGACGAGTTTGTGAAGCGTAAATCCAAGTCCAGCTCAGATGTTATTATCGTTGAAAATGCTGGCCGACGGCGCGAGAGTGGCAAACGGAAGAAACCCCTCAAACAcctgtcggtcggtggtgaaggcGATAGACGGAGGGCACAGGCACCACACATTGCTACGAATCGCACGCAGAGCACCGAGGGTCGTATCGTGAAATCGATTACATTACCAGTGGCTTCCTCTCCATCGGCCAAGGCCAAGGATGCCCGCCGCAAGACGACGGTCTCCAACTCGAATAGCTTTCTCACCTATGAGGAACCATTCTCACCGGAAACGCTTGAAAA